The following coding sequences are from one Odocoileus virginianus isolate 20LAN1187 ecotype Illinois chromosome 7, Ovbor_1.2, whole genome shotgun sequence window:
- the NKX6-2 gene encoding homeobox protein Nkx-6.2, with protein sequence MDANRPGAFVLSSAPLAALHNMAEMKTSLFPYALQGPAGFKAPALGGLGAQLPLGTPHGISDILGRPVGAAGGGLLGGLPRLNGLASSAGVYFGPAAAVARGYPKPLAELPGRPPIFWPGVVQGSPWRDPRLTGPAQAGGVLDKDGKKKHSRPTFSGQQIFALEKTFEQTKYLAGPERARLAYSLGMTESQVKVWFQNRRTKWRKRHAAEMASAKKKQDSDAEKLKAGGSDAEDGDDEYNRPLDPNSDDEKITRLLKKHRAPNLALVSPCGGGAGAAS encoded by the exons aTGGACGCTAACCGCCCGGGCGCGTTCGTGCTGAGCAGCGCCCCGCTGGCCGCGCTGCACAACATGGCCGAGATGAAGACGTCGCTGTTCCCATATGCGTTGCAGGGCCCGGCCGGCTTCAAGGCGCCCGCGCTGGGCGGCCTGGGCGCGCAGCTGCCCCTTGGCACCCCTCACGGCATCAGCGACATCCTGGGGCGGCCGGTGGGCGCGGCGGGCGGCGGCCTCCTGGGCGGCTTGCCCCGGCTCAACGGGCTGGCCTCGTCAGCTGGCGTCTACTTTGGGCCCGCGGCCGCCGTGGCGCGCGGCTATCCCAAGCCCCTGGCCGAGCTTCCCGGGCGCCCGCCCATCTTTTGGCCCGGAGTGGTGCAGGGCTCGCCCTGGAGGGATCCCCGCCTGACCGGCCCGG CCCAGGCCGGCGGGGTCCTGGACAAGGACGGCAAGAAGAAGCACTCGCGGCCGACCTTCTCGGGCCAGCAGATCTTCGCGCTGGAGAAGACTTTCGAGCAGACGAAGTACCTGGCGGGGCCTGAGCGCGCGCGCCTCGCCTACTCCCTGGGCATGACTGAGAGCCAGGTCAAG GTGTGGTTCCAGAACCGCCGGACCAAGTGGCGCAAGCGGCACGCGGCGGAGATGGCGTCGGCCAAGAAGAAGCAGGACTCGGACGCCGAGAAGCTGAAGGCGGGCGGCTCAGACGCGGAGGACGGCGACGACGAGTACAACAGGCCCCTGGACCCCAACTCGGACGACGAGAAGATCACGCGGCTGCTCAAGAAGCACAGAGCGCCGAACTTGGCGCTGGTCAGCCCgtgcggcggcggcgcgggggcCGCCTCGTGA